From a region of the Pedosphaera parvula Ellin514 genome:
- a CDS encoding DUF2905 domain-containing protein, whose product MNDLGKLLVVIGLLLATVGVLLWTGIGRSWLGRLPGDIHYTRGNFSIYFPIVSCVILSLVLTLLMWLFRR is encoded by the coding sequence ATGAATGACTTAGGAAAACTTCTCGTGGTCATTGGTTTGCTGCTTGCCACGGTGGGTGTCTTGCTTTGGACGGGTATTGGCAGAAGCTGGCTGGGACGCCTGCCAGGGGATATCCATTATACGCGGGGAAACTTTAGCATTTACTTTCCGATAGTTAGCTGTGTGATTTTAAGCCTGGTCCTGACGTTACTGATGTGGCTGTTTAGAAGATGA
- a CDS encoding ABC transporter ATP-binding protein → MSHRSAPYSRKDPTFSAKSRSTWEVVRRVSVYLKPYKLMAFATMAFALLSTGFSLAFPKLAHLIIDDVILSKNAAHLTRYGIGLIGAFLFRDLFNSLRIRINNIFEQNVIFDMRRAVYARLQRLPVGYFDQRSSGDLMTRVLEDVNSVERVLIDGTEQGTVAILSIIVVLVILFWTNPLLAAVALIPIPLLAGGALWYTLTAHRRYRLQRESASAMNALLMDNLQGVRQIKAFGHENHEDSRFANRADDLRKGSLAVMRVWAWYSPAMTFAASLGVSLVLWLGGRQVLDGKLLPGQLVEFLLYLSFFYEPIRQLHALNQMLQAARAGGERVFDILDASVERADSQSRKELHIPVRGEVVYTNVSFGYSNAKPVLHNVSLHARAGEMIALVGPTGAGKSTLVNLLPAFYEITSGNITIDGQNIGGTELESLRKHISVVSQEAFLFNGTIRENILYGKLNATEEEMIGAAKAANCHDFICRLPEGYDSRVGERGVKLSVGEKQRVSIARALLKNAPILILDEATASVDTGTEKLIQEALERLMRNRTSFVIAHRLSTIRKANQILVMQHGEIIERGTHDGLLATGGLYARLARIQNTTFIEDSFEKLTAVE, encoded by the coding sequence ATGTCACATCGATCTGCTCCATACTCCAGGAAGGACCCAACCTTCAGCGCGAAGTCCCGCTCCACCTGGGAGGTTGTTCGACGCGTATCCGTATACCTGAAGCCGTATAAGCTCATGGCTTTTGCCACCATGGCTTTTGCCTTGCTCTCTACCGGATTTAGCCTGGCGTTTCCCAAACTCGCGCACTTGATTATCGACGATGTGATCCTCAGTAAAAACGCGGCGCATCTTACAAGGTACGGTATTGGATTAATTGGAGCCTTTCTGTTCCGCGATCTTTTTAATAGCCTGCGTATTCGAATCAACAACATCTTTGAACAAAATGTGATCTTCGACATGCGACGGGCAGTCTACGCACGTCTGCAGCGCCTGCCAGTTGGATATTTCGACCAACGTTCCTCGGGCGATCTCATGACACGGGTGTTGGAAGATGTGAATTCAGTCGAACGGGTGCTGATTGACGGGACAGAGCAAGGCACAGTCGCAATTCTTAGCATCATCGTAGTACTGGTTATCCTATTCTGGACGAATCCGCTATTGGCGGCAGTGGCCTTGATTCCCATTCCCCTGTTGGCAGGTGGCGCACTCTGGTACACGCTCACGGCGCATCGCCGTTACCGTCTCCAACGCGAATCGGCGAGCGCCATGAACGCTCTCCTGATGGACAATTTGCAGGGTGTGCGACAGATAAAAGCCTTTGGCCACGAAAATCATGAGGACTCACGCTTCGCCAACCGTGCCGACGATTTGCGCAAGGGAAGTCTTGCTGTAATGCGCGTGTGGGCCTGGTACTCACCGGCCATGACCTTCGCAGCATCTCTTGGCGTAAGCCTTGTTCTCTGGCTCGGAGGACGGCAGGTTTTAGACGGCAAACTCTTGCCAGGCCAGCTGGTCGAATTTTTATTATACCTCTCGTTCTTCTACGAACCCATACGCCAATTGCATGCTTTAAACCAGATGTTGCAAGCCGCGCGGGCGGGCGGTGAACGTGTGTTTGATATTTTGGATGCATCGGTGGAACGAGCCGATAGCCAATCTCGAAAGGAACTCCACATTCCCGTCCGTGGTGAGGTGGTATATACCAATGTGAGTTTTGGCTATTCAAATGCGAAACCAGTACTTCATAACGTCTCTCTGCACGCTCGGGCGGGAGAGATGATCGCCCTGGTAGGACCGACCGGCGCGGGTAAATCAACTTTGGTGAATCTATTACCGGCCTTCTACGAGATTACCTCAGGTAATATCACCATCGATGGTCAGAACATCGGTGGCACCGAGCTGGAATCATTGCGTAAACATATCAGCGTCGTGAGTCAGGAGGCTTTTCTCTTTAACGGCACTATTCGCGAAAACATTTTATACGGCAAACTGAATGCCACGGAGGAGGAAATGATCGGCGCAGCCAAAGCAGCCAATTGTCACGATTTCATCTGCAGGCTGCCGGAGGGATATGACTCGCGCGTCGGAGAGCGCGGAGTTAAGTTGAGTGTAGGTGAGAAACAGCGTGTCAGCATCGCCCGTGCCCTGCTGAAGAATGCGCCAATTCTGATCCTCGACGAGGCAACTGCCAGCGTCGATACGGGAACGGAAAAGCTGATTCAGGAAGCTTTGGAGCGGCTAATGAGAAATCGAACCAGCTTCGTGATTGCTCATCGCCTCAGCACTATTCGCAAAGCCAATCAAATTCTGGTCATGCAACATGGTGAAATTATCGAACGCGGCACGCATGATGGGCTCCTGGCGACCGGTGGCTTGTATGCCAGGCTTGCGCGGATACAAAACACAACTTTCATCGAAGACAGTTTTGAAAAATTGACAGCGGTGGAATAG
- a CDS encoding phosphoglucomutase/phosphomannomutase family protein, with protein sequence MPSAIKFGTSGWRGLIARDFTFDNVRLATQGIAQYLKAELANPQSPIHGRKPVIIIGYDTRFLGREFSLAAAEVLASNGLIPLLCNRDTPTPVIAHTIRARKAIGGINMTASHNPAEYQGLKFSTYNGAPATPEVTRQVEAHIEQLTGQKWNFKGAVVGTYECKTIDPQPDYFKQLRKLVDFATIKKAKLKIAVELMYGTGRGYLDTLLAETGAKITVFHNELNPLFGGHHPEPNAEGMHEVSLLVRSGKAQLGLGLDGDADRFGIVDKDGTWLTPNQILALALYHLKKNRHWTGAVVRTVPTSHQVDAVATMLGVKLHETPVGFKYIGALMESEPVIVGGEESGGLSVKGHVPEKDGILACLLMAELVATEKKSLGAILKQIEKTTGEFHTDRINVAIPAEKKEALLKKLGSGLETIGPFKVEKFITTDGFKFLLPKGEWVAFRASGTEPLIRCYIEAKSKPQLKKLRSACQKLLAS encoded by the coding sequence ATGCCTTCAGCTATCAAATTTGGCACCTCCGGATGGCGCGGTCTGATTGCGCGCGACTTCACTTTTGACAATGTACGCCTCGCTACTCAAGGCATAGCCCAATACCTTAAAGCGGAACTTGCCAACCCACAGTCGCCTATTCACGGCCGGAAACCGGTAATTATTATTGGTTACGACACCCGTTTTTTGGGAAGGGAATTTTCATTAGCGGCAGCCGAGGTTTTGGCCAGCAATGGATTGATTCCTCTCCTGTGCAATCGAGACACCCCTACCCCAGTCATTGCTCATACCATTCGTGCGCGGAAGGCAATCGGTGGAATCAATATGACTGCCAGCCACAATCCGGCAGAGTATCAAGGTCTTAAGTTTTCCACTTACAATGGCGCGCCAGCGACACCTGAAGTCACCAGACAGGTGGAAGCACATATCGAGCAACTGACCGGGCAAAAGTGGAATTTTAAAGGTGCAGTGGTTGGGACCTACGAGTGTAAAACAATTGATCCGCAACCGGATTATTTCAAACAACTGCGGAAGCTTGTCGATTTCGCCACCATCAAAAAGGCAAAGCTAAAGATTGCCGTCGAGTTGATGTATGGAACCGGTCGCGGATATCTGGATACACTGCTCGCTGAGACTGGCGCCAAAATTACTGTTTTCCACAACGAATTGAACCCTCTCTTCGGCGGACACCATCCTGAACCGAATGCGGAAGGAATGCATGAAGTGAGTCTGCTGGTTCGTAGCGGAAAAGCACAACTTGGCCTGGGGTTGGATGGAGATGCAGATCGCTTTGGCATCGTGGACAAGGATGGCACGTGGCTGACACCCAATCAGATTCTGGCACTTGCTCTTTACCACTTAAAAAAGAACCGGCACTGGACAGGAGCAGTGGTCCGCACGGTGCCTACCAGTCATCAGGTGGATGCAGTCGCTACAATGCTGGGCGTCAAACTGCACGAGACACCGGTTGGCTTTAAATATATTGGCGCGCTCATGGAGAGTGAACCCGTTATTGTAGGCGGTGAAGAATCTGGAGGTTTGAGTGTGAAGGGTCATGTTCCGGAGAAGGACGGCATCCTCGCCTGCCTGCTCATGGCGGAACTGGTTGCGACCGAGAAAAAATCACTTGGAGCCATTCTGAAGCAGATTGAAAAGACCACCGGTGAATTTCACACGGATCGTATCAATGTCGCCATCCCTGCGGAAAAGAAGGAAGCTTTGCTAAAGAAATTAGGTTCCGGTCTGGAAACGATTGGACCATTCAAGGTGGAAAAGTTCATTACTACCGATGGATTTAAGTTTCTGCTGCCCAAGGGCGAGTGGGTCGCCTTCCGCGCTAGTGGAACTGAACCGCTTATTCGCTGTTACATTGAAGCCAAATCCAAACCTCAGTTGAAGAAGTTGCGTAGCGCCTGCCAGAAATTACTGGCTTCCTAA
- a CDS encoding ABC transporter ATP-binding protein gives MNSESVPPIPAVHTVGLSRTYGSMVALNSLDLTVNRGDLFGFIGSNGAGKTTTLRILATFLAPSAGQAKVLGHDVVKDADAVRHVIGYMPDFFGVYKDMEVTEYLDFFGACYKIPSAQREKTVNDVLELVGLSEKKGALIGALSRGMQQRLGLARVLIHDPQVLLLDEPASGLDPRARIEMMAILQELQRLGKTIIISSHILSELQTLCNRVAIIERGKLIYAGPVQGVRDQMSAGLVVWVKVASDNSKAIELLKGHSEVAEALAVDGRIKVTMVNHDVDHGFVADTLVRGGLKLTGLQEDELGLEEVFLRVTRGETQ, from the coding sequence ATGAATTCTGAATCTGTTCCCCCTATTCCAGCTGTTCATACGGTTGGACTCTCACGCACCTACGGGTCGATGGTGGCTTTAAACTCACTCGATCTAACGGTGAACCGAGGTGATTTGTTCGGGTTTATCGGATCGAACGGTGCCGGCAAGACGACGACACTGCGTATTTTGGCAACCTTCCTGGCTCCTTCCGCAGGACAGGCGAAGGTGCTGGGGCATGATGTGGTAAAGGATGCCGACGCCGTGCGGCATGTGATTGGATATATGCCGGACTTCTTTGGTGTCTATAAAGACATGGAAGTGACGGAGTATTTGGACTTCTTCGGCGCGTGTTACAAAATACCGAGCGCGCAACGTGAGAAGACGGTGAATGACGTGCTTGAACTCGTGGGGTTGAGCGAGAAGAAAGGAGCACTGATTGGCGCTTTGAGTCGTGGCATGCAGCAGCGCCTGGGACTGGCGCGCGTGTTGATTCACGATCCGCAGGTGCTGTTGTTGGACGAACCGGCGAGCGGTCTGGATCCACGGGCGCGCATTGAAATGATGGCCATTTTGCAGGAACTCCAGCGGTTGGGAAAAACAATCATCATTTCATCCCACATTTTGAGCGAGTTGCAGACGCTTTGTAACCGCGTGGCGATTATTGAACGAGGCAAGTTAATCTATGCCGGACCTGTGCAGGGAGTCAGGGACCAGATGTCGGCGGGGTTGGTGGTCTGGGTGAAGGTGGCATCGGATAATAGCAAGGCGATAGAATTGCTGAAGGGGCACAGCGAGGTGGCTGAAGCTCTTGCCGTAGATGGTCGAATCAAGGTGACGATGGTCAATCATGATGTAGACCATGGATTTGTGGCGGACACCCTGGTGCGTGGGGGATTAAAATTAACGGGACTTCAGGAAGATGAGCTTGGTCTCGAAGAAGTCTTCCTGCGGGTGACTCGCGGCGAAACACAGTAG
- a CDS encoding NADH-quinone oxidoreductase subunit A, whose product MGETQLEQYIPVLILLVVAVGLSGTILVSSVLFGKLGRRSRIKDTAYECGMLPIGEGNTRLSVKFYLVAMLFILFDIEVVFLYPWAVVYKEMLAKNANLIFGSMLTFLGILFVGYIYALKKRAFDWKTS is encoded by the coding sequence ATGGGCGAAACGCAGTTAGAACAGTACATTCCAGTCTTGATCCTGCTTGTAGTGGCAGTCGGGCTATCCGGGACAATCCTCGTCAGTTCGGTCTTGTTCGGAAAGCTTGGGCGGCGCAGTCGCATCAAGGATACTGCTTACGAATGCGGCATGCTTCCGATTGGCGAAGGTAACACCCGTCTTTCAGTTAAGTTTTACCTTGTGGCCATGTTATTCATCCTATTCGATATCGAAGTAGTTTTCCTTTATCCTTGGGCGGTGGTTTATAAAGAAATGCTGGCAAAAAATGCCAATCTGATTTTTGGCTCGATGCTGACTTTCCTCGGTATTCTTTTTGTAGGTTACATCTACGCATTGAAAAAGCGGGCTTTCGACTGGAAGACCAGTTAA
- a CDS encoding ABC transporter permease, producing the protein MTFLPIVGRELRVASRRRATYWIRCAIALAAIATGGIVYLINQVKPPKEFGQNLFQTLSVLSFLYCLVAGVRSTADCLSEEKREGTLGLLFLTDLKGYDVILGKLFATSLNGFYGLMAIFPVLAIPLLMGGITNGEFWRMTLVLLVTFLFSLSIGIVVSSLSQSPRKAMAGTFIIILFFAAMLPALAAWVPWISRSPKWESIFLLPCPFNAFYLVFDQNFARTAKPFWWSVGIMHGLSWIFLLAASAIVPRSWQDKPTGSRLAMWRDRWHRWSYGDTTERQAFRKKLLDVNAFFWLAGRARSKPAHVWLVFGAVACLWAWGCIEFRNDWFNEVIYVVTALLLNTVIKVWLASEAGRRLGEDRKSGALEWLLSTPLSVSDILKGQWLALRRQFLGPVVLLVLIEIIFMLAPKGEVGGAYILMWVAGICMLVADLIAMGWIAMWGGLTARNSNRATSITVTKTMVLPWILWSGMMLLVTIGQAAYNSTLSDPKFLIGSWFVLGILVDVIFGVTAKKRLESEFRNVAMHRFTPPTPPAGLSPSQPSGQAPILPSAAIS; encoded by the coding sequence ATGACCTTTCTACCGATCGTTGGACGTGAACTGCGAGTGGCTTCGCGACGCCGGGCTACGTATTGGATACGTTGTGCCATCGCGCTGGCAGCGATTGCGACCGGAGGAATCGTTTATTTGATCAATCAGGTCAAGCCGCCCAAAGAATTCGGGCAAAACTTATTTCAAACTCTTTCGGTCCTGTCTTTTCTTTACTGCCTGGTGGCCGGAGTGCGTTCCACCGCGGACTGCCTAAGCGAAGAAAAACGAGAAGGCACGCTGGGTTTGCTCTTTTTGACCGACTTGAAGGGTTACGATGTTATTTTGGGTAAATTGTTTGCCACATCACTAAATGGATTTTACGGGCTGATGGCAATTTTCCCGGTGCTTGCCATCCCGTTGTTGATGGGTGGGATTACTAATGGTGAGTTTTGGCGAATGACGCTGGTTTTGTTGGTTACTTTTTTGTTTTCACTTTCGATCGGCATCGTGGTTTCGTCACTGAGTCAGAGTCCCCGCAAAGCGATGGCAGGGACGTTTATCATCATACTTTTTTTTGCTGCCATGTTGCCAGCCTTGGCTGCCTGGGTGCCATGGATCAGCCGCTCGCCGAAATGGGAGTCAATTTTCCTGCTTCCTTGTCCTTTTAATGCGTTCTATTTGGTGTTTGATCAAAACTTTGCCCGGACAGCGAAGCCCTTTTGGTGGTCGGTTGGAATCATGCACGGGCTGTCCTGGATATTTCTGCTGGCCGCCTCGGCAATAGTTCCGCGTTCCTGGCAGGATAAACCGACGGGGAGCCGCTTGGCGATGTGGCGGGATCGCTGGCACCGGTGGAGTTATGGAGATACCACCGAGCGTCAGGCATTTCGTAAGAAACTTTTGGATGTGAACGCATTTTTCTGGCTGGCGGGTAGAGCACGTTCCAAACCGGCGCACGTATGGCTGGTGTTTGGAGCAGTGGCGTGTCTTTGGGCATGGGGATGCATCGAATTCCGCAATGACTGGTTTAATGAGGTGATTTACGTTGTTACCGCGTTGTTGTTGAATACTGTTATCAAAGTGTGGCTGGCTTCGGAAGCTGGAAGGCGACTGGGGGAGGATAGAAAAAGTGGCGCTTTGGAATGGTTGCTGTCAACCCCGCTGAGCGTTTCTGATATCCTAAAAGGGCAGTGGCTGGCTTTGCGCCGACAGTTTCTTGGCCCGGTGGTTCTGCTGGTGCTCATTGAAATTATTTTCATGCTGGCGCCCAAAGGGGAAGTCGGAGGAGCTTATATTCTGATGTGGGTCGCTGGTATTTGCATGTTGGTGGCTGATTTGATCGCCATGGGATGGATTGCCATGTGGGGAGGACTTACGGCCAGGAACTCGAATCGTGCCACGAGCATAACAGTAACAAAGACCATGGTGTTGCCATGGATTCTATGGTCGGGAATGATGCTTTTGGTTACAATCGGGCAGGCGGCGTATAACTCCACGCTATCAGATCCGAAGTTTCTTATCGGATCATGGTTCGTTCTCGGGATCTTGGTTGATGTGATCTTTGGCGTCACCGCCAAAAAAAGATTGGAGAGTGAATTCCGAAATGTGGCGATGCATCGTTTTACTCCCCCAACACCGCCTGCAGGATTAAGTCCTTCGCAACCAAGTGGTCAGGCACCAATCCTTCCTTCGGCAGCGATCTCCTAA
- a CDS encoding response regulator yields MSLKVIKKYSVLIADDSEEDSFFMERALRESTRFQVVGSVRDGEEAVAYLGGTGTYSDRQLWPFPDLVLIDLKMPRLDGFQVLEWLQKQNFSSLKAVVLSGASIAGDIQRVRSLGADAFYAKTLQHARLIELVKNLEAFLLDPTSVGAIPPSSK; encoded by the coding sequence GTGTCTTTAAAAGTCATTAAAAAGTATTCTGTCCTGATTGCAGATGACTCTGAAGAAGACAGCTTTTTCATGGAGCGTGCGCTTCGTGAATCGACGCGCTTTCAGGTGGTCGGTTCGGTGCGCGACGGTGAGGAGGCTGTTGCCTACCTGGGGGGGACGGGAACTTATTCCGATCGTCAACTTTGGCCCTTCCCAGACTTGGTTTTAATTGACCTGAAAATGCCCCGACTGGATGGCTTCCAGGTTTTGGAGTGGCTCCAAAAACAAAATTTTTCCTCATTGAAGGCGGTTGTGCTTTCGGGTGCATCCATAGCGGGCGATATCCAGAGGGTGCGAAGCCTGGGTGCGGATGCGTTTTATGCCAAAACTTTGCAACATGCCAGGTTGATTGAGTTGGTCAAAAATCTTGAGGCATTCCTGCTTGATCCGACTTCGGTGGGGGCCATTCCGCCCTCATCAAAGTAA
- a CDS encoding uracil-DNA glycosylase, which produces MKAKVLTGTNRKRGLEKAAMESRSVIQSAPGPAKSKVVKELESLDSKIRVCTACPLYKSRTLAVPGEGKFNSKVMIIGEAPGRNEDLTGRPFVGSSGKFLDHVLEGSEFDRSDFFITNICKCRPPSNRTPKTGEIETCTSLYLYRQIELINPRIIVLLGGVAVKKMLGKKTVEEARCGIVEHEGRKFLVTYHPAVRFYREELAEKIKEDFALLKSEMKKL; this is translated from the coding sequence GTGAAAGCTAAAGTCCTCACAGGCACCAATCGTAAAAGAGGTCTGGAAAAAGCAGCTATGGAGAGCAGATCGGTGATTCAATCAGCTCCCGGCCCTGCAAAGTCAAAGGTCGTCAAGGAGTTGGAATCCCTGGATTCGAAAATTCGTGTCTGCACGGCCTGTCCCTTGTACAAATCCAGGACTTTGGCCGTGCCGGGAGAGGGCAAATTCAATTCAAAAGTAATGATAATTGGTGAAGCTCCAGGTCGTAATGAAGATTTGACTGGACGGCCGTTTGTGGGTAGTTCCGGTAAATTTCTTGATCATGTATTGGAGGGAAGCGAATTTGATCGTTCCGATTTTTTCATCACGAACATTTGCAAGTGTCGTCCACCATCGAATCGCACGCCCAAAACCGGGGAGATTGAGACGTGCACGTCTCTCTATCTTTACCGTCAGATCGAATTGATTAATCCCAGGATCATTGTGCTGTTGGGTGGTGTGGCGGTGAAAAAAATGTTGGGAAAGAAGACAGTTGAAGAGGCTCGATGTGGCATCGTTGAACATGAGGGACGTAAATTTTTGGTTACTTATCACCCGGCGGTACGCTTTTACCGGGAGGAACTTGCAGAGAAGATCAAGGAAGATTTTGCGCTGCTGAAAAGCGAGATGAAGAAGCTGTAA
- a CDS encoding ATP-dependent helicase yields MSREYVLHPFNAPVELHVDYARELNEQQHAAVTAPPGPSLVIAGAGSGKTRTLTFRVGFLLEQGIPADRILLLTFTNKAAREMMRRVSDLLGQDLPSLWGGTFHSIGNRILRQHAPLLGYQRDFSIMDREDAKDLVDACVAEAEIDVKATRFPKADVLADIFSLGLNTQRSIPEVLAQEYDYFENLAPQIADIKERYILRKKSTNAMDFDDLLELWLKLLKEHPEVREHYQRRFQFILVDEYQDTNALQSELIDLLAARHHNVMVVGDDAQSIYAWRGANFQNIIKFPERYSEARVYKIETNYRSTPEILNLANAAISANVKQFEKQLTPARKSGLKPVLVPCMTASEQASFVAQRMLELREEGVNMNQMAVLYRSHFHALELQLELTRRNIPFSITSGIRFFEQAHIKDVAAYIKLVNNPRDELAFKRLVQLLPGVGGKGADKLWARFQSAFKVIPENLQADARDTLLPSETSTKADRNPVATALQASASAVPKKTAVAWAQFVATISQLETEPVRGKTDKMIRLIVEAGYDEHLQENYANYRNRLDDIEQLALFAQQFSTTEEFLAQLALLSNLEAETDEPANNDNEQVKLSTIHQAKGLEFDVVFIIMLCDGLFPSARSLDTAEGEEEERRLLYVAITRARNELYLSYPLIRMMPGGSGDAMQQPSRFLSELPKESLDEWNLKTINPYG; encoded by the coding sequence ATGTCGCGCGAATATGTGCTGCACCCATTTAATGCGCCTGTTGAACTGCATGTTGACTATGCACGGGAGTTGAACGAACAGCAACATGCCGCCGTGACGGCTCCGCCGGGGCCATCCCTTGTCATTGCCGGAGCGGGTTCGGGAAAGACGAGGACTCTAACGTTTAGAGTTGGTTTTTTACTGGAGCAGGGGATTCCGGCAGATCGAATCCTTCTCCTGACCTTCACGAACAAGGCGGCGCGCGAAATGATGCGCCGTGTATCGGATCTCCTGGGCCAGGATTTACCTTCGTTGTGGGGAGGGACTTTCCACTCCATTGGGAATCGCATTCTTCGCCAGCACGCTCCTTTACTTGGGTACCAGCGCGATTTTAGCATCATGGATCGCGAAGATGCGAAGGATTTGGTTGATGCTTGTGTTGCCGAGGCAGAAATCGACGTCAAGGCCACCCGTTTTCCGAAGGCCGATGTATTGGCCGACATTTTCTCATTAGGACTCAATACGCAGCGCTCCATTCCTGAGGTTCTCGCACAAGAATACGATTATTTCGAAAATCTGGCACCGCAGATTGCCGATATAAAGGAACGTTATATTTTACGGAAGAAATCCACAAACGCGATGGATTTTGATGACTTGCTTGAGCTGTGGCTGAAGCTTTTGAAGGAACATCCGGAAGTTCGTGAACATTACCAGCGCCGCTTTCAATTTATCCTGGTGGATGAGTATCAGGACACAAATGCGCTGCAAAGCGAGCTTATTGATCTCCTCGCGGCGCGTCACCATAACGTGATGGTGGTTGGGGATGACGCCCAGAGTATCTATGCCTGGCGAGGGGCAAATTTTCAGAATATTATCAAGTTTCCCGAGCGCTATTCCGAGGCCAGGGTTTATAAGATCGAAACCAATTATCGCAGCACGCCGGAAATTCTTAACCTGGCCAACGCGGCCATTTCCGCGAATGTGAAGCAATTTGAAAAGCAGCTCACGCCGGCCCGCAAGTCCGGATTAAAGCCCGTTCTGGTTCCGTGCATGACCGCTTCAGAACAAGCCTCTTTTGTAGCGCAACGCATGTTGGAACTGCGCGAGGAAGGCGTGAATATGAATCAAATGGCGGTATTATACCGTTCGCATTTTCACGCACTTGAACTCCAACTGGAACTTACGCGTCGCAATATTCCTTTTAGCATCACCAGCGGCATCCGGTTTTTTGAGCAGGCCCACATCAAGGACGTAGCGGCGTATATTAAGCTGGTGAATAATCCGCGTGACGAATTGGCATTCAAGAGACTCGTGCAACTTTTGCCCGGAGTGGGAGGAAAAGGAGCTGATAAACTCTGGGCCAGGTTCCAGTCCGCATTCAAAGTAATTCCGGAAAATCTGCAGGCGGATGCCAGGGACACTTTGCTTCCCAGCGAGACAAGTACGAAAGCTGATCGGAATCCCGTTGCGACTGCGCTACAAGCCAGCGCTTCTGCGGTGCCCAAGAAGACAGCGGTGGCCTGGGCACAATTTGTAGCCACAATCTCACAATTGGAGACTGAACCAGTGCGTGGGAAAACTGATAAGATGATCCGTCTGATAGTGGAAGCGGGTTACGACGAGCATTTGCAGGAAAATTATGCCAATTACCGGAACCGTCTCGATGATATCGAGCAGTTGGCGCTCTTTGCACAGCAATTTTCCACCACTGAAGAGTTTCTGGCCCAACTGGCATTGCTTTCAAACCTCGAAGCGGAAACTGACGAACCTGCAAACAATGACAATGAACAGGTGAAACTCTCCACCATCCACCAAGCCAAGGGATTGGAATTTGACGTGGTTTTTATTATCATGCTTTGTGATGGATTATTTCCATCTGCCCGTTCATTGGACACGGCTGAAGGCGAGGAAGAAGAACGTCGCCTTTTGTACGTGGCAATCACGCGCGCCCGTAATGAACTCTACCTTAGTTATCCACTGATCCGGATGATGCCCGGCGGCAGTGGCGATGCCATGCAGCAGCCATCGCGCTTTCTGAGTGAGCTTCCAAAGGAATCCCTGGATGAGTGGAACCTCAAAACCATAAATCCTTACGGTTAA